ttcaccactaattattttatttctaactatctcatcactaccaactttatcaccaagcgtttccggactaacaattttctcactaactaattcatcactaacagtttcattactgactatttccttattaacgattttatcatttaacaatatagtttcattttgctcgtgtttgatatcttcatcgtccacttttttttgtttttctttgtagcttgtagctatgatatcatttttaccattattctggtgatcaactttatgcccgttcacaatttttaatgttcttaaatcaatatttaaaccaaaagaatccataaaatctctaccaagcacagcgtcatacctcatagactcatttgccacaattataacattaaaataaacatttattaactttttcttcataaaacataaaatttttccaaaatttttcaatttactttcatttaaacctacatacgaatttgcatctggcatacgctttacttttaatggcacaaacttttcctttaaaaatgaaatagggctgccagagtctataaggcattctgcaattattgatttgttaaatgagttactaaaatgaattcttaagtatcttacatatttgttttccatatcatactttttatttggacatcctgctattaaatgatcctttgagccgcacgcatagcaagatcctgcctcccgtttgggctttaaacaatctttggcccaatggcccttaacattgcaattgtagcaacgttgttgtttgtccgcctgtgcttcctgtgcagtttgtttcactacatggtttcgtacccgtttaattggcaactttatagctgcaaacgcacgtaaaatttgagccggattggtaaagcaatgcatactagcttgagtgcgcaagttttcgcaaggtatgcctcgaataataccctccattaactcctctacatcaatgttgatgtcctgtgccaatatgcttttttcgctaaaatatgtggcgaacacctcatctggtttccaaacccgatcctcgaacttctgtcgtagttccgacttcgaaaatcctcccccgaaggccaaaaccaattgatttagcatctcgtcaatcggagcaatgatgcgcatagggtctgcatgcaaccacttcaaagcaccgcctttcaatttgcttatacaaagcaagtgctgttgcatatcatttagtctgtagatcttggccacattgaagaattgcattacccatttacgcacctcactttctccagtaaattctaataaaatttccttggctaacatcatcgctccagtttggatgcaattatttaagttgcctccgacagcgttgccactttcgtcgatccttccagctgccccagcgttgcccgctgcaccagcgtgatcagctgcaccagcgttgccatccgttccagtgtaatcagctgcaccagcgttgccatccgtcgaccgtggtctttcttcagtgtgaccatcctctagctgcaataaatcgccgacttcactttcttgctctcccccgtcgctcccgccgatgtgcgagttgcggttcaccgttacttgaaattcttctaggaattttcgagacgcttcaatttcgagacgcatcaatttcagcatctcggcgccatttgctatttcttcacgctgttgttgcattatgttttgcaactcattttgagcctcaattgtctgttccttgttacgttgaacttcaagttcctttgcagcatcgtctcggatatccactggtaccttatttaatctcgccatcagctcagttttggtaccctctgttggcaaatttagtaatgccaaccaacttttcaatgtcgctattgacacgtcatttatatttatattttccattttgttgtgtttttttttttttttctgagtcaatcccacttctgatattgtaatagtatgattttcttcgttgatttaacttatgttcgggttgcctttttatttttaacaacacgtcttcttactgctagtactgtagagagactgccttccacttcttctctgcagccgcttttctttatcgatatttacttatcgtactgttataattaacatagatagtgacactataataccctggctagggttaccaatgatgctcttatcctattacaccTCATAGCTAGAGCTGAATAGgtcttctatgcgattctcatgatgTTGTCTGTCTCACAACCTCTGTCTCGCTTTCCGTATACCATTTAACCCGTTTTACATTTCTTGCTCACTGTCGCCTTTCTACgcgattttcatgaattcaagtgagagttttttttgttacatAATTACATAAGTTACAAGTTACATAATTTgagcagaaattaaattttaatatgtatatagccTTGTTAAACTTATAAAGAATATCTTCCTGTCGAGCACTTTTCACTAGATAAGTCTTGCTTggttttcaagtttttttctgtattaactttgatttattttttatttatgaacaCACATCCAACTTTAAATGAAAGTGAAAagactttttcaattttaatgaaatcacAGTAAACTTTTTATGGATGAATATTTGTTTGAAAAGCTATTAGAATTGATAGCTAGCCTTGGTTTCTGCTTCATCGGTTGTTTAAGTTAACCAGACCTTCTGCTTCTATAAAGAGCCATCTCCAATAACAGTGCATTACTGCTTCCGACCCGAAGGCCAGTGCCTACGCAATTGCCAAACTAATTATGAGCATCAAGTTCGAACTCGAGCACTAACTAGGCCAATCGAAGGCAAAGCTCTGACCAAATCCAATAAACCAGACGCAGCAGGATCTGTGAAGACGCAGCTGGGGCTGCAATTgctgatttattttttctggATTCGTCGAAGCGTTCATCCATGTGGTAGATGCGCAGAGTTTGCCCTTCAACTTGACCAACAGCTGGCTGGTATGGGGTGGGAAGGAGCGGTACACTATGGTCTATGGCCGTGCGCTTGCATGTTGTTTCAGTCGAATGTCCTTGTCGTACACTAATGGCATCGTCGCCGTTCTTCATTCCCCATTGTCCTTGTCATGTGTTAATGTGCGACAGCCAAGGCGCGTTGCCTGCTCCGGCAAATGACGCCGTTGACGAGCTCCTTTCTATTTATGCCCTTTGGTAGCTTGCTTAAATCGAATAAAACATGCgaaatgtttgtttgtatgcGGCGAGTAATTGAAATGTTGAATGTGTtccgtgtgtgcatgtgcattcCCCTTCCGAAGGCATGATGCATCTCCTGGGAGACAACATGATGCGACCGAATGACGATGACTCTCTTGCTTGCTTGACGCTCAACCCAttctatttttctattttttttttcagaattTATGCCTCTGCAGTTTTCCATCGATTTTCATCTTGCGCCAACAACAGACTGGGGATGAAAAGCCAAACATATAAAACGGATttgatattcaaaaaatatgcaGGTAAATTTTGTCTACAGCAATGCCTCGAATTTTGCAATAAGTTCTTTAATTTCTAAGATTTCATTTtagaaatttgttaaatatttaagcattattttaaattttacatactttatataatttatgcactTTAAACTGTAAACTGTGTGTCTTAGTTATTTTTAGGGCTCGTTTGCCATAAACCGCAAAAGGCAGTGCGTAATTGTGTATCATATTGCAGCGAGCTTCAGTTATTTTCAGAACTTTATAATGcagttttaatttatgcagtttttataaataactaACTGCCATGCAGAGCTGCAAATGGTCAGGACACGGAGCAGCCGTCAACTATTTGCATGTTGCGGCAACTCGCGCTCGAAtgcttaattaatttgttttattttaagtacTACATCATATTTAAGGATAATATTACATTAAAGGCAATTTATGatgttaaatatgtatatatactaagaattaaatatattttttatatactaaTGCTGCAATGTAGCTATTCTTGTAGACAATTTCCAttcatatgcaaaattatgaaaatctaATCTCAGTTATCTTTAAATCTTTTAAAATgtagcaaaaaattaaataaaacgaaagtATGTCGCTACTCTATCTGCAACCCTAATGTAGCTGATGGACTTAAAACCCAACATTTAAAAAGTTGCAATACTTTTCCCTGCTCTTCGTTAGCCCTCCCCCAGTGGACGGTCGCACAGATGCAGCCCAACAACAcacataaattgcaataaGAAGTCGCACAAACACAAAGCTGCccttaaattgaaaataataacgcacagcgacaacagcatGGGCGAAATCCCAAATGGAAAAGTGCCGACAGGTGtttcacataaataaatacgtgTATAtcgtatttatgtgtgtgcaaGTTGGTGCATTGGCAACTGCGGgacaaacacaaatatttattggcCACGTAgaaaaacgacaacaataaaaacagcaaaacacacacatacacacaaaatgTGGTCAGTTGAAAATTGGCAGCAGAAGGCAGGGCTACTTAAAACTGTTATAACACATCATGATAACAAATCGTGCTAACTTGTCGTGATAACTTATCGTGATATGTCAAAAAGTTGGCTTTCAAATTGGTCACGAAACTTTTGCATCGGGCCCTTAACTGAACATAGTCAGAATTAAGtgaatttattacaaattaaaaacaaaactgtttttcatttttgttttaaataagcccagctaaataaaaatgttaaattactTAAGGCCCTTTTGGTTAGGatatatttattgcaatttttataaacaatattttttattttggttataACAAGATCTGAAAGAAATCTCGATACAGCTCTGTTAATCGATTTCGGCTCGTTTATCTTTCTGTTGcagaaacaagaaaaaaggCGCGAGCTGCGCCTAAAGCGATTCTGGCGCTCGCCAAAAACAACATCCTCGGAGGATTCGAATGGCTATGAGAGCCCGACCCGAACAAAACCAGCCAGCGATGCACAGCGTTTCAATCATCTGCACTACACCAGCCTCTCCCAGGGGTCGGGCACCACCTCATCCTccacagcggcagcagcagctgcaacgggCAATGGAGCATCGAGTAGCAACAAGCCATCCTgttcgctgccgctgctgcaggtGTGGCCCAGCCAGGTAGGcacaaccaacacacacaacttctgcttttatgtgtgtgtgtgtgcatctgtcattgtacatgtgtgtgtgtgtgtgtgtgtctgtgaacTGTGAAATGGCAGCAATAGTTCGGATAACGAAAAATGATTTCTGTTTCACGttctgttgtttatttttttttgttcagctTTTTTCTTATTGAGGTTATTTTGTGCGTTTTGTGTTAATTTCTTTACAAACTTTTTTCTCTTTCACCCCTCTACCCCTCGCCcattcgacaaaaaaaaaaaaaaaactctctGCCTCTTGTGCAACAAATACTATACAATGTGTTTCTGTATGTGCGTTGCGTGTTTGGTTTGATTTTGATTCCTGGTTTGCCGGTTTGTTTCTGGTTTGGTAGCCGCTTTTGCGCCAGGAGGGCTTCGTACAGTTGCGCCGTAACAGCGGCCCCGAGGGCCAGCGGGTATGCTTTCGTTCCAATAATACAACAAGTCTCTCTAGTTTACTCTTTTTAATACTCAATACAACTAATACTTATACTAATACAATAACTACTACTGCTACTTTTACTTCTACTAATAACAACTAAATCGTAGACTTTTTGCATGCCTCgattaacatatataaatattcaaaagtcACGAGCTTCTCGCTCGCTTTGCCCAAGAACATTTTTTTGACTAAATTGTTGTAAAAAAGTAAGCCAACAAATTAAGCCTACCCCCTACTTGAGGCTTTTACGTATTTAAACATGTTTATTAATTAGactaggtttttttttttggcccaTTTCCAAGCACAAACATTCGGGGGTTTTTAACAGAATAACgcaattttgtaatttgtgtttatttttatgatagaaaataaaatctattttCTTTAGATATTTCATAGTGTTGTTTTGAATTCACAAAACTTTCTGCAcgcttttcaaatttattaaatattcttgatttttttattattatcattatcatggCCTTTTGCTACAACAATAACTACCATATGCACTAGCCTCACATACGAATCCGATTACTTATTACAAATAATTCGCAATAACTAACAACagacaaaaagttttaataaacTTACTTAATATCAACTTTTTTTATGGCTTGTTTCTCAGAAACCAgaacaacaatattaattaaaacaatttttagcCCGCGGAAATTAAAGTGTGTTTCGATGCATTTTATCAAGcagaaaagttttgttttatgggattaaatgaaatacatttgcattttcgttttcgtttatTGCTGGACACGAACTCTTgtgaaatgttttaaaaatgtatattccaacgaatttttatttaaaataacgaACATGTCGAAAtgtcaattgaaatttaattaaactgtacgaaaaacttttcaattgaatttaattaaataaaaaggtcACGCTCATGTTGTCCAAAATTTTGCTTGAATTTTGTTAAtcctggcacacacacaatttaaaCATTCCAAGATTTAACTACACACcttgtatataagtatatgaaacacaagtaaaacaaatattattaaacaCTCACCAATTCACTAAATAATTATGAAAACTGACTCCCACAGCTGCTCCCAGCACACATGGCTTAAGAATTCCCGAAAATCTTCCTAGTGCACCCAAGGAACACCCTGCGGCTGTTGaatatctaaaaatattttgccatttaCAGGACTCACCGCGCGGCGAAGCGGATGGCCAATCTTTCATCTTTCCCGCCATTGTGGAGACAACTGTCGGCAGCACCAATGTTGCatccaccagcagcaacagcaacaacaacgataacaacgacagcaacaattcCGGCAGCAGACGCAGCAACAATCACCTGACACTGAGAACAGAGCGGCGCAGCTCCTTGTACTGTGATACCCTGCACGCAGGCGATTCTGGCATAGATTCCGTGCAGGCATCGCCCTCACCGAACGCGTTTATAGCGCCGCCGGGCGTACATGGACTGCCCAGTGGCCAAACGGGCGGCGGATCGTGTCATGTGTCGCCGACAAGCACGCCCACGCAGGGCTCGCCGAATCTGTCGCTGGGTCGGCGGCACATGCGAAACAGCATCTGTGTGGTGTCCAGCGGAGGAGGTGCCAATTATCGGCGGAAATCGAGTGCGCTGCTGCATCCGGATCATGCGCGTCTATTTGCGCTCCGAATGAAGCATGCAGCGGCCCTGGAGCGGGCGCAAACCTCACCGGATCAGACATCCATTGAGGATGCAAATGAGTTCCATGACAATGGGCTGGCCACCAATTTGCGTTTGTGCTCGGCCTCGTCGTCGACGACGTCGTCGCTGACATCCGTGGCAGCGGTCAGCCTGGGCGGGggtgtggcagctgctggtgTCGGTGGCAGTGGGTGTGGCAGCAGTGGCGGCATTGCCACCGCCAGCAGCGGCGCCTGCTCCTCCTCCGCTTATGCTGTCGGGGCGGCGGGCGCACAGCAGCGAGTCTCCGATCCTTGGCTGCAGCCACAATCCGATCGTGACTCGCGACACGGACATCAACACGATGGACGGCGGCGTTCATCGACAATGACCGCCCGTTATTCACTCTTCGATGCACTCGATCTGGAGTACGTGCTGCTCCGGGCGGCGGCGCGCGGCTCTGTGGGTCCCTACTCGCTAAGCGAGTCCATACACAAATTGACCTTCACACAGTCGCTGGCATTTCCAGCGCTGGCGCGCGGTCTGGCCACCAAGCGCCGGAGATCGGCTACGCACACCAGTTCCAGGCCGCTAAATCCGCACGAATCGGGCTTGAATACGTGCGCAAAGGTTGTAACCGCTGTGGTCCTGGTGGCCATCTCGTTTATGGTCTTTTTGATTGTGTACAAATTTGTGCGCACGTGAGGTTTGCTCCTGGCCCCGACGCCAGATTTCTCCGTCACATATCAGACGAGTCCAAGCAATGGGGTGGATGCCTCCACCTCATTCTTGTTGTCGTCCACAACGGCGGGTCGCAGTCTGGGCAAACATTTGTCGGGGTTCAGGAGCCAATTGGGCCTCAAAGAGGCCGACTTTGAGTAACACTCAGCGGAAATTGTAAAATGCAGTAACGAAAAATTTGTGATAAACTTTTCAAATGATATACAaatttccacacacacacacacatgcacactctcacacacacatacaaaattaatataaaaaacaaggCTTAAAACTAGTAAAAGTTAATCGCTTGCAAGAGTTTCAATTGCAGTAATAGCATTATCATAAATaagcattttaaatttaattatttttatatataagtaaacTGTAAGTGCTTCAGCTCGCTGCTAAAATCGCGCGTGCTCTTCAAAATCGCTAGGAAAACGCGCAGGCGTTACTTTTCGCATTTCTTAGCGTAGGAAACTTATTTACCAACAAAATATTCACTTCATTGTTTAAAGTGCCTAACTAACTAACTGTTGAGCtataaaatgtttgatttCAAAAACGAATTTACCATTTTGAAAGTTCCATTATTAATTGGCAGCAGGTTCGATAAacagtttataaaacattttctagtcaaaacaatttttaatcaaatatttcgTACGCATATTTCGAGCTCAAAAAATTGTGCTATAGTTGCAAAGCCTTTTCTTAATactcctatatatatatttatgtggtTCGAAGTTGGAACGATTGGTAAATTTTGGTATTGAAtttcaaaacaataaatacccttgaataataatcaattattttatataaattcgGGACAGCAGATTTTTTAAATTGGCTTgtttgttaaaatttattcgaagaaattaaataaattattttgtcaaaaatattaccaaataataataaaattttacactactaaaaattaaaaaaacataattaatgcatataaggaataaatttcaaatctttTTCAACTctattttcttattatattttggtttatttatttatttaaatttaacgttctaaaaattgtatattaaatagaaacaaaaactGATAACAATGTCCCTTCCAATctcaataccctgtaaatgcaattattttgcttAGAAATTAGCATAAGGCATcaaaacataattatataaaattatattatattgaaaTCAACAATTAGATGTGCATTAAAGCTATTCAAATTTGTACTGAGTTCTTCGATGGctacatatttaattaaattaattaaagcgcataaatttcaataattacGGTAGCTATACATAGTTATACATTGACAAATATATctagttaaatataaatgtttataaatgtACATTTAAGCGGCTTAATTGTGACAAAGCACTTGCTGAATACAGAAATTAACAAAATCTCTCAAATCTTAACTTGCTGCCTTACTCTATCCAATGACAAACCCAACTCACAATTCATTTATAACTTGCTGCCTTACTTTCCTacaattttacaaaataaacaacaacaaaaactatacagaaaaaaaaagagataaataaaattaaagcacaCCAAAAATCTCAGAGCCTTTTTCCAATTTCCAATTTCTATGAGCTTGGCTTGAAAGTTATGCAaacgttttataaaataaactcaaaaatgttaaattaaacgtttaaatgcaaaaaaaaaaacacaaatctgCTGGCgtaaatttaagtttttttctctttttatattaaagtgaaaaacatgcataatttatttgtataatgATTAAAAGTGTAACATTAAGAATTGGTATGAATACTTGTTGCAAGGCTCGCCGAGGCTCAACACGTTAATGCATGTTTAATTAAGGCCTGTCGTTTGGGTTTTTGgcataactaaatatttatacaacgCGACGCTGgcaaatatgtaaatgcaaataaatattaaatgtccacaacaaaaagctgccacagcagcacGCCAAGGCccaaacactcaaaaaaataaaaaataaactatgGAAAATAACAACTGTAACTGAATTAAGTTTGAAACgtgcaacaataaatattttcaaaagaaATTGTTTACTTTGCTCAATTCAATCAATTCAATATCAAAAGTTCGCACTAGGCTAATTATGCTTTATGAAATGAATTGATAGCAAGGACAAGGACGTGTGTTTTCAGGGGAAAACACAAATTGAAACGACCAAGAGAAAGCCGAAGAAACAATTCAAATTAGtggcatatacatttttgaaatttctCTGCTGATGtgtaaattacaaattacatCTCACTTAATTTAAATGAGGCTTCCACgaatataaattgtttcaaATAGCACTTACAATTTAAACGGCTTAAAGCAAACTTTTGGCAATTGCTTGACTCGCATATATCCTGCACAAAGGTTGACGACTTGCAAGGTAAGCCATAAAATGAttgaatattataataatataatttaataataacacCATATGCCAGCATATGCCTGTTGCATACAAGCGTTCAACTAGAGTCAGCCCTTTAGATACGCGAGTATAGGGTATAAAGCCCAAGCACTTTCATTTGCATAACAACTCCTGCATACTCGAcgtacttacatatatatatatatatgtaaaatcgaTTTCAATAGAGAATGCAAAgtttaaattgcaaatgcatGAAATTGGCAAATGTTGCGGTGCAATTCACAAACAGACACGTTTAACCCAGCGGCAAATACgagcacacacatgcacacatatccACATATCCAGATCCAATCTCAGCCTGGACTTCTTCTCAAAGAATTCTCATCTATTATGCTTATCTCGACCCCCGATGTCCCTGTGTTTGCTGAACTTAGCAGCTTAATACCATTTCTGTGATAAATTGCTCGTCCTTGCCGGGCACATTTCCTGCCAAATCGTAATCTGAATAATTAAGCAAACTCAATTAGATTTGTCAGTAAATTAAACAGTCACAAGGCTCATATGTGCCTGtatgtgtctctctctctgtctgtttgtaTTTCGACCAGACTCAATGAGATGGAAGCTCTGCTCCATTTTTGCGTTGATTTGATGCcctgcaaatgaaattaagctGAAAGATGGCCAAAGGAAATGGCCAAAACAGCGCAGTTGGGAGCAGCGCAGGATTACCACAGCAGCAATGGCAAGTCTTTGCTCCGCTAcaaaaactataaactatatatatatatatatatatatatatatacgtatataacTCACAAGACATCTATCAAGGATGGCTAACAACTGTCAAAGAgaaatatttagttttctttCTCACACAGTTCAATGGAAGGAGCTCCAACATATTCTTAAGATGAAAAGCGTatggtatataaaaataactgACGCTTCTGTTCTCTGGCGTGccatttttgtcttttgtGCGGATCTAGTGCATAATTAAACGCAAAATAACCGCAGCACAGAGCGAAAAACAGAACCAAATGCTGCAAACAGAGGCAACATTTCAATGGCAATACCCCAGCCGGAAACGAGACATTGTGGTATACAGTGTACGtgtgcccgtgtgtgtgtgtgtgtgtattgagtcacacagacacatatatAATACGAGTATCGATGTTTTTCAGAGCTCAAATGAAACGACCATCAATGTTGTTCTAAGAAAAATATTCACCAAAGTATTTCACAAGAACCgcttattttcattttaaaaaagCGAATAGAAAAACTAGTTTGCTATTTAATCTAatcatattaattaataattaaccGCATATTAAAACGGATTAGTTGAATAAAGAACAGCCGAATCAAAAAGCCGAAAAGATTAATTCTTTTTgctatttgaaaatataaaccTGGTTTTACAGATGCGAAAGACCAAGTCCACATTCGAACCGTGAATCG
The sequence above is a segment of the Drosophila virilis strain 15010-1051.87 chromosome 3, Dvir_AGI_RSII-ME, whole genome shotgun sequence genome. Coding sequences within it:
- the LOC6622095 gene encoding lateral signaling target protein 2 homolog isoform X2, with the translated sequence MQKQEKRRELRLKRFWRSPKTTSSEDSNGYESPTRTKPASDAQRFNHLHYTSLSQGSGTTSSSTAAAAAATGNGASSSNKPSCSLPLLQVWPSQDSPRGEADGQSFIFPAIVETTVGSTNVASTSSNSNNNDNNDSNNSGSRRSNNHLTLRTERRSSLYCDTLHAGDSGIDSVQASPSPNAFIAPPGVHGLPSGQTGGGSCHVSPTSTPTQGSPNLSLGRRHMRNSICVVSSGGGANYRRKSSALLHPDHARLFALRMKHAAALERAQTSPDQTSIEDANEFHDNGLATNLRLCSASSSTTSSLTSVAAVSLGGGVAAAGVGGSGCGSSGGIATASSGACSSSAYAVGAAGAQQRVSDPWLQPQSDRDSRHGHQHDGRRRSSTMTARYSLFDALDLEYVLLRAAARGSVGPYSLSESIHKLTFTQSLAFPALARGLATKRRRSATHTSSRPLNPHESGLNTCAKVVTAVVLVAISFMVFLIVYKFVRT
- the LOC6622095 gene encoding lateral signaling target protein 2 homolog isoform X1, producing the protein MQKQEKRRELRLKRFWRSPKTTSSEDSNGYESPTRTKPASDAQRFNHLHYTSLSQGSGTTSSSTAAAAAATGNGASSSNKPSCSLPLLQVWPSQPLLRQEGFVQLRRNSGPEGQRDSPRGEADGQSFIFPAIVETTVGSTNVASTSSNSNNNDNNDSNNSGSRRSNNHLTLRTERRSSLYCDTLHAGDSGIDSVQASPSPNAFIAPPGVHGLPSGQTGGGSCHVSPTSTPTQGSPNLSLGRRHMRNSICVVSSGGGANYRRKSSALLHPDHARLFALRMKHAAALERAQTSPDQTSIEDANEFHDNGLATNLRLCSASSSTTSSLTSVAAVSLGGGVAAAGVGGSGCGSSGGIATASSGACSSSAYAVGAAGAQQRVSDPWLQPQSDRDSRHGHQHDGRRRSSTMTARYSLFDALDLEYVLLRAAARGSVGPYSLSESIHKLTFTQSLAFPALARGLATKRRRSATHTSSRPLNPHESGLNTCAKVVTAVVLVAISFMVFLIVYKFVRT
- the LOC138911151 gene encoding uncharacterized protein isoform X1 — encoded protein: MENININDVSIATLKSWLALLNLPTEGTKTELMARLNKVPVDIRDDAAKELEVQRNKEQTIEAQNELQNIMQQQREEIANGAEMLKLMRLEIEASRKFLEEFQVTVNRNSHIGGSDGGEQESEVGDLLQLEDGHTEERPRSTDGNAGAADYTGTDGNAGAADHAGAAGNAGAAGRIDESGNAVGGNLNNCIQTGAMMLAKEILLEFTGESEVRKWVMQFFNVAKIYRLNDMQQHLLCISKLKGGALKWLHADPMRIIAPIDEMLNQLVLAFGGGFSKSELRQKFEDRVWKPDEVFATYFSEKSILAQDINIDVEELMEGIIRGIPCENLRTQASMHCFTNPAQILRAFAAIKLPIKRVRNHVVKQTAQEAQADKQQRCYNCNVKGHWAKDCLKPKREAGSCYACGSKDHLIAGCPNKKMPYRLWQPYFIFKGKVCAIKSKAYARCKFVCRFK
- the LOC138911151 gene encoding uncharacterized protein isoform X2, with protein sequence MENININDVSIATLKSWLALLNLPTEGTKTELMARLNKVPVDIRDDAAKELEVQRNKEQTIEAQNELQNIMQQQREEIANGAEMLKLMRLEIEASRKFLEEFQVTVNRNSHIGGSDGGEQESEVGDLLQLEDGHTEERPRSTDGNAGAADYTGTDGNAGAADHAGAAGNAGAAGRIDESGNAVGGNLNNCIQTGAMMLAKEILLEFTGESEVRKWVMQFFNVAKIYRLNDMQQHLLCISKLKGGALKWLHADPMRIIAPIDEMLNQLVLAFGGGFSKSELRQKFEDRVWKPDEVFATYFSEKSILAQDINIDVEELMEGIIRGIPCENLRTQASMHCFTNPAQILRAFAAIKLPIKRVRNHVVKQTAQEAQADKQQRCYNCNVKGHWAKDCLKPKREAGSCYACGSKDHLIAGCPNKKYDMENKYNAL